One genomic segment of Verrucomicrobiia bacterium includes these proteins:
- a CDS encoding nucleoside monophosphate kinase: EEKILPIVLRHAITGVAHINSEDHLLDNPLALAMLIDVFSERGYHAAVDIHRIEIPDRIDIQTGAVTCRIKKVFRIEIRFQGSEIRHG; this comes from the coding sequence GAGGAAAAAATTCTCCCCATCGTCCTGCGCCACGCCATCACCGGCGTCGCGCACATCAACTCGGAAGATCATCTCCTGGACAATCCGCTGGCGCTGGCCATGTTGATTGACGTGTTCTCCGAACGCGGCTACCACGCGGCCGTGGACATCCACCGAATCGAAATCCCGGACCGGATCGATATCCAAACCGGCGCCGTGACCTGCCGCATCAAGAAAGTCTTCCGCATCGAAATCCGCTTTCAAGGCTCCGAAATTCGGCACGGGTGA
- a CDS encoding UbiA family prenyltransferase has product MSQTTSPKRPLLRTLLILGRVSNLPTVWSNCLAGWLLAGGGACSRFAVLGGGASLLYLGGMFLNDACDVRFDTAHRQERPIPSGAIPARAVWLCSAVLLLGGGVLLALLGLTTALVTLGLVLCIAMYDLVHKRTVLAPLLMAGCRFLLYLVAGSAALGGINAKPLWCAGALAAYIVGLSFIARKESDRGCPQPQRADEAESLANNQRCLASEGAAAEDSRAPNLIHLNLLMLPLFIAPLITGHLHVTPENNVTLGLAGVGYVGWVIWSLWHMIKGGPPAIGRTVSALLAGIVLVDMLAVQGGGGMMPLAFLALFASALILQRTIPAT; this is encoded by the coding sequence GTGAGCCAGACTACTTCACCGAAGCGACCGCTGCTGCGCACCCTGCTGATCCTCGGCCGGGTGTCGAATCTTCCCACGGTGTGGTCAAATTGCCTCGCGGGCTGGCTGCTGGCCGGGGGCGGGGCCTGCTCGCGGTTCGCCGTGCTCGGCGGCGGCGCAAGCCTGCTCTACCTCGGCGGCATGTTCCTGAACGACGCCTGCGACGTCCGCTTCGATACCGCGCATCGCCAGGAACGCCCCATTCCCTCCGGGGCCATCCCAGCCCGCGCAGTCTGGTTGTGCAGCGCCGTGCTGTTGCTCGGCGGCGGCGTGTTGCTGGCCTTGCTCGGCCTGACGACGGCGCTCGTCACGCTCGGCCTCGTGCTATGCATCGCCATGTATGATCTGGTCCACAAGCGGACCGTGCTCGCGCCGTTGCTGATGGCGGGCTGCCGCTTCCTGCTCTATCTCGTGGCCGGCTCCGCCGCGCTGGGCGGCATCAATGCGAAACCGCTTTGGTGCGCCGGGGCGTTGGCGGCTTACATCGTGGGGCTGAGTTTCATCGCGCGGAAGGAATCGGACCGCGGCTGTCCCCAGCCGCAGCGCGCGGACGAAGCCGAGAGCCTTGCGAACAACCAGCGCTGCCTTGCATCCGAAGGCGCTGCGGCTGAGGACAGCCGCGCTCCAAACCTCATACACCTCAACCTGCTCATGTTGCCGTTGTTCATTGCGCCGCTCATCACGGGGCATCTCCACGTCACGCCGGAGAACAATGTGACCCTGGGCCTGGCCGGCGTCGGCTACGTGGGCTGGGTGATCTGGTCGTTATGGCACATGATCAAAGGCGGCCCCCCCGCCATTGGCCGCACCGTTTCCGCATTGCTCGCGGGAATCGTTTTGGTTGATATGCTCGCCGTGCAGGGCGGCGGCGGCATGATGCCTCTGGCATTTCTCGCGTTGTTCGCCAGTGCCTTGATTTTGCAACGGACGATTCCAGCCACATGA